The genomic window GAATCCGGCGAACTGTTTCATCCGTTGGCATGGGGCGAGAAGGATGCGTACCGTTTTCTGAAGGAAATTCCCCTCTATGAAAAATACGGTATCTTGTGCCGGATTCCTAACTGGTGGAAACAGGCGTCCTCCCCATGGAAGGTAACCATTCAGATGGGCAGTAAGGGCGAGGCCATTGTTGGAATGGATGCCGTGCTTGATTTCCACGTGGGGCTGTTTCTGGATGACGCGCCTGTTACCGATGAGGAGGCGCGGCGGTTACTGGAGGAAACGGATGGTCTGGCCTTTATTAAGGGTAAATGGATTGCTGTGGATACCGAGAAGCTGAAGCAAACCCTCGATGCTTATGAAAGCGCCCGCAAATTGATGGAAAATCAAAACCTCAGTTTGCGTGACACCCTAAGGCTTCAATTGTACTCAAACAATATGCTGGGCTTGCCCGGCGATGAAGACGTCATCAGGGTGTCAAATGGCGAATGGCTGGAACAGGTTATGGGGAAGCTGGCGAACCTGGATTTGATCCCACCGGTACGTCTGGATGCCAGCTTTAAGGCTCAGCTCAGGCCGTATCAGGAAAAAGGGGTGAATTGGCTCTGTTTCCTTGATTCTTTGCGTTTCGGGGCGTGCCTGGCAGATGATATGGGGCTTGGCAAGACGATACAGATATTAGCTTTTTTACATATCCTGAAAAACAGGAGGCAGAAAAATGCCAGCCTGCTGATAATTCCCGCTTCGCTTATTTCAAACTGGAGCAGCGAGATAGACCGTTTTACCCCCGGTATGAAAGTCTTTATCGCCCATCCCGAGGCGCACCGTGATAAAAAAGTCGATGTGAAAGACGAGGCGACGCTGAACGAATTGGATCTGGTAATTACAACCTACGCGCTCGTTCAGAGGTATGAATGGCTGAAGACCTATTCCTGGAATTACGTGATACTGGACGAGGCCCAGGCAATAAAAAATCCTGGCACACAACAGACCAGGGGTGTAAAAAAACTGAAGGCGAAAAATAGAATTATCATGACGGGGACTCCCATTGAAAACCGGTTGACCGATCTGTGGTCGCTCTTTGATTTTCTCAATTCCGGCCTGCTGGGGACGGCGAGCGAGTTCAACGAATTTGCAAGTAAGGTGAAGAAATCACACAACGGATATGCCAGGCTGAAGAAGATAATCTGTCCTTATATTCTGCGAAGATTGAAGACTGATAAATCCGTCATCTCCGATTTGCCGGATAAGGTCGAAATGCCCTCGTATGCCGGTTTAAGCAAGAAGCAGATAGTCTTGTACCAAAATGCCGTCCGGGAATTAGCCAAAAGGATTGAAAGTCTGGAGGGAGTGCAGCGCAAAGGGATCGTATTGGCGTCGTTAATGAAATTCAAGCAGCTTTGCAATCATCCCGATCAGTTTCTTGGAACCGGCGTATATGATGAGGCAGACAGCGGGAAGTTTTTACGGTTGCGCGAAATTTGCGAAACAATCCACGAGAAGCGCGAGAAGGTATTGGTCTTTACCCAATTCAAGGAGATAACCGGACCTTTACACGCATTTTTGAAAACGATATTTGAACGGGAAGGACTGGTACTGCATGGCAGCACCGCCGTTGGGATGCGGAAGAAGCTTGTGGAGCAATTTCAGGGTGGCGAGTACATTCCTTATATGGTATTATCGCTAAAGGCAGGGGGGGTTGGCCTGAATCTGACGGAGGCAAATCACGTGATCCACTTTGACCGATGGTGGAATCCCGCTGTTGAAAACCAGGCGACGGACAGGGCGTTTCGCATCGGGCAAAAGAAAAACGTTATCGTGCATAAATTCATAACGAAGGGCACCATAGAGGAGAAAATCAACGACATGCTGTGCGAGAAGGCAAAAATGACGGCAGACGTCATACAGGTTACCGGCGAGTCATTGATTACGGAAATGGGCAATAGCGAGCTGATGGAGCTTTTCAGGCTGACCTTGTAGGTAACGTACCTGGAGAAAATTTAAGGAGGCAATTATGAGTTTCTGGGGGTTTCCGCGATATATCTCCGTGGGAGAAAAACAGCAGCGGGCGAAGAAGAAATTAGAGCAGTTAATGAAGAAAAATAAGGACATCCAGCCCGTGAGAATAGAAGGCACAGCCATTGCAAAAACATGGTGGGGGAAGGCATGGAACAAGAATCTGGAGTCGTATGCTGATTACAGCAACCGCATCGGCCGCGGGCGGAGCTATGTGCGCTGCGGATCCGTGCTTGATCTCCAGATACAGGAAGGGCACGTCAAGTCGCTGGTGCAGGGTTCAGATTCAGAACCGTATTCCATTGTTATAAAAATAAAGGCGCTCGAAGAAGATATTTGGAAAGAGATAAAAGATTTTTGTGCGGGCAAACTCGATTCACTGCAGGAACTGTTGATGGGGAAATTTCCAAAAGACCTGGGTGAGATGTTTACCACCTGTGGAAAGGGATTATTCCCGTCACCGAAGGAGATTGATTTTGATTGCAGCTGTCCCGATTTTGCGAGTATGTGCAAACACGTCGCGGCAACTCTTTATGGAGTCGGAGCGCGGCTGGATCATGCGCCGAATCTGTTCTTTCTGCTGAGAAAAATAGAAATCGGTGATTTGATATCTGAAACAATGAGAGACAAAACAGAAGAGTTGCTTACCCTGGCGGAGAAGAAGAGTCAGCGAATCCTTGAAGGCCAGGATTTGTCGTCCGTTTTTGGCATCGAGATGGACACTGTTCCCGATTTTGAAAGGAAAAATGAAGGGGACGCTGCAAGCAAAACTGCATCCCTGGAAAAGATAAAGGCTACGGCAAAAACGCGAAAAACTCCGCCAAAAAAGCCTCTGCATGGACCCAAAAGCCAGGTGATACAAAAGTCTGGAAGGAAAACAACAAAGAAAACAAAGAAGGTCGCCACATCGAAGGCTGTAAAAGGAAAGGCTGCTAAAAAGCCAGCAAAAAAGTTGCCGAAAAAAGCCGCCAGGAAATTCAGAGCATAGTAAAAACAATGGAAGATGCGGCGCCAGACCTTTATGCCGATTTGCTAAAGCAAATAAACGAAACCCATCGGGCTGTTATCATTACCCAGAGGGGGGAGCCCAAGGTTGTCTGCAAGACCCTGAAAGTTATGAGAATGTGCGGAATGCCATGGGAATATTGAAGCTGCTCTCCCAGGTCGAAGAGGGCATGATGAGCAGGCAGGAATAGCGAAATTTTTTTCAGGCCTTTCACTCCGGAATCTTTAGTATCGCAAATTTTTCGTTTTATAAGTATTTCCCCTTTTTCCCCCTTCCTCTACTTTAAAAAAATAACCATTCTTAACATTCTATCAAATACGAGCTTATATCAATTCTTTAATTATCAATTATCCATTGGCACAATTGTTGTTAGTAAAACAAATCAAAGAATATATTTTTGTTACACTTTCGTTTTTTTGAGAAAAATATAGCAGTGTAGAGACATATTGCAATGCGCCCTCACGTAAGACCGCAGAACATCGTTATTGTTGAGATTTTTTCAAAAAACTAAATGATTCACATTTTTGAATTAGGCCTTCGGCGACTTTTTATGAAAGGTTAAATCCACCCCTGAATCCCCTCCCAAGAGGGGACTTCTTTCGCCCGCTCTCGAGAGAGGGTTGGGGGTGTGTAAGGCAGAAGCAGAAAATTTGAAATTCCTATACGTTAAATTTTGCCCGATGAACAACTTCTATGACAAAACCCAGGCTGTTGCTGGTAGATGATGACAAGAACTCCCTTGATGGATTAATGAAGATATTACGGCATGATGGATTTTCTGTTTCTGGTGTGCTGTCGGCTTACGATGCTTTGAATCTCATCTCCCGGGAAAATTTTGACATCGTCTTAACAGACATGAAGATGCCGGGAATGGGTGGATTGTCACTGATCCATGAAGTCAGAAAAAAGGAACTGTCGGTGGCAATCGTGGTAATTACCGCATATAGTTCTGAAAAGGCCGCTGCGGAGGCCGAAAAATATGGGGCGAACTATTATCTCAAAAAACCGGTGAATATCGAAGAACTGGAATGCATCATTGGAAAGCTCTGGGAGAAACAGCAGTTGATTGCGCGTAATCCTGCGGCAAAAGGAAATTTGAACAAAACACATAATTCGCCGGCTATGAATAAAAACAGAAAGGTAATCAGGCAATCTGATAAGGAGGGTGAACACGATATACACGAATTCGTTTAGGGCAAGGATTGATACGTTTGCTTAAACAGTATTGAACGGGTTGTTAAAATTTTTTAGAAAGGAAAAGGGGATGAAGACGTTAAAAAATTTACTCGGTGTTGCTGCTGCAGTGGTATGTATGGGATTTGCGACCTCTTTTGCTGCGCCGGATGTTTTTGCAGGAGAGGCTAAAAAGGCAGAAGATTGGAATATGACGCAGGACGAGCTGGAAGAAGAGGCGTTGATTGACGTTACCAATGGCGATGTCTTGGGTGAGCGCGCAAAAGACGGTGCGTGGGAGTTTCATCTTTACACAACAGACGGGTATATAGAGATGACTAACGGTGAATTGGTATGGGTCTTTGGTTATACTCATGCCAAGGGTAGCTTTGAGAATGTGGGGAGGTAACGACAAAAGAGGATGCTGAACGATTGCTTGAGCCCGTTAAGGTGCCTTCTGACCCCCTGCATCTGTTTGTGGGGGAAAAGGCGCGCATCGTCCTCCATAATTCGGGGATGCATTATGCCGAGGAGCATTCGGGCATCAATCATGTTGCCCATACGATCCATTTCCACGGGCTGGATTTGGCCCCTGCGGTAGATGGCGTGCCTTCCTTGCCGGTAGATCCGGTGCTTGAGCATAAATCATTTACCTACGAACTCACGCCGCAATATGAGGGTTCGTTCATGGCGCATTGTCACGTGGACAGCTTCAATCATATTTTGGCAGGTATGTATTTCCCCCTTATTGTCCACCATGACAGGACAAAAACAGCTTATGGGTATAAATACGACCGGGATTATACCTTGTTTGTCAGTGAATTGTCCTCCACCGCAAATGAGCAATTGCAGGAATCAGGGGTTGTTCATGGATTGCAGGATTGGAAGGCGGACTACTTTCTGATCAATGGAAGAACGTATACCGACAATCTCTTTCATCCGCGTTCGGTAATAAATGATCCGCGTTCGAGGATTGTCTGTTATGAGGACGAAGTGGTTCTCTTGCGGTTCATGGCTATTGGCGCGGACCACGTCTTTGCATTCCATCCGCATGGGTATCATATGGAAGTTATTGCGCTGGACGGACGAAAATTAAAGAGCACCTATGAGAAAGACACCCTGTGCATTGCAAGCGGAGAGAGGATTGATGTATTGGTAAGAATTCCCCATTTCGCCAGTCAAAGGAAATGCTTGTCATGCAATCTTGGAGCGGGGATATCGATTATGCATGATCACAACCTTCGGGGTATGGTCTCTACCGGTAAATATCCGATGGGCGCACTGACGATCTTCGATGTAAAATCGAAAGCCAAGCCGGTAAAACCGGATGAGCCGCTCATCAAGGAGGGCAAACCGTATAATCCCTTAGAGCACTGATTGCATCCCGGTAAAACCTCAAAAACCTCCCGTAAGGTAAAATATCCTGCGGGAGGTTTTTTCGCTCGTGTAATTTTCAATGGGTACAATGAATTCTAAATCTCCGGTTGTAGAGCGACGAGGCTCGTCGCTCTACATTAAGGAAGTGGTTGCGAACCAAACTGCGGCAAAATCTATTTTCTCAAAAGGGGCACAAACCGGACGGGAATAACGGATTCTTTTACGACCTTTGACGACGCATCCTTGGTAATCAGCATGAGGTCCTGCACTGCATAAACTCCACCCACCGGAATAACCATGCGGCCGCCGGGTTTCAACTGATCAATCAGGGGCTGCGGAATATGCTCGGCAGCCGCCGTAACGATAATGGCATCAAAGGGTGCATGCTCAGGCCATCCTTTGTAGCCGTCCCCAATCATGACTTCTACATTGTTATAACCCAGGGTTTTTAAACGATTGCGGGCTTCTTTTCCCAATTCTTCCACAAGCTCGATCGTATAGACCTGCTTTACCAGCCTGGCAAGGACAGCGGCCTGATATCCGGAACCGGTGCCCACTTCGAGCACAACGCTGCCGGCTTGCGTCTGTAATAATTCCGTCATAAAGGCAACGATATACGGCTGGGAAATAGTCTGACCAAAACCGACAGGAACGGGTTGATCATAATAACTGGAAAAACGGGTTTCTTCGGGGATGAAGAGGTGGCGAGGCACAAATTCCATGGCCTCCAGCACCCTTGTATCCTTTACTCCCCGGCAAGCAATCTGTTCTTCCACCATGCGCTTGCGCTGGCGGGTAAAGGCGTCCTCATCCATCACAGACTTTGCATCACCCATGGCTGAAACCTTGTTTTTATTACCGAAAAACATGAATATGAAAGAGCTTATCAGCACAAGAACCGCACCTGAGATAATACGCATCCGATTGCCGATTTTCACGAATTCCTTTCCTCTCCAGCATCTGATTGTTTCCTGTCCTGGATTTCCGGTATCGTCGCAACGATTCATGGTAAAACGACGATGGAAACATCCCTTCTTTCCCATACTTCACCAACAATACCAACCGTCATGACACCCTTCTCCTGAAGCTTTTTGCAGAGCGTCTCCGCCTTTTCTCGCTGGAGCGAGATAAGCAGACCGCCAGAAGTCTGCGCATCGAACAGGACGTCAATCAACTCTTCCCGCACCGCGGAGTCTATCCGGATGTCATTTTTCAAATATTTTTTACTGAGTTTTGATACCCCCGGTATCAATCCCATCCTGACATAGCGTTCACAACCATCGAATATGGGTATGCGTTCAGCAGAAAAGGATAAGGTTGCCCTGCTTGCTTCTGCCATTTCAAAGGCATGCCCCATGAGGCCAAATCCGGTAATGTCGGTGCATGAATTGGCGCCCACTTCCAGCATCGTTTCCGAGGACGTCTTGTTCAATAACGTCATGCTTCTGGTAACAACGCTGACATCTTCGTCAAAAACCTTGTTGGCCTTGATGGCCGCGATGATGAGCCCTGTGCCAAGTGGTTTGGTCAGCACGAGCGCATCACCAGGTCTGGCGCCTGCATTCGTCACGATCTTCCCGGGATGAATAATCCCGGTGACAGATAACCCATATTTGATCTCGTTGTCTTGCAGGGTGTGACCGCCAACCACGGTTGCGCCTGCCTCATTGATCTTATCCGCACCCCCCTTGAGTATTTCTACGAGCACATCCTTATCCAGTGATTTCAAGGGATAGCAGAGTATGTTCATTGCCGTCAGGGGCTTGCCGCCCATGGCATAAACGTCACTCAATGCATTGGCAGCGGCAATTTGTCCGTAGTCATACGGATTGTTTACCACCGGCGTAAAAAAATCAAGGGTTCCCACGAGCGCCAGATCGTCGTTTATTTTATAAATGCCGGCGTCAGCAAAGGTCTTGGGGCCAACCAATACCCGGTCATTGGGATATTCGGGTAAATGCCTGACGATGTACGCCATGTCTTCGACGGGGATCTTGCCTGCTCACCCGCCGCAGGTGGCGTAATCGACCAATCGTTTCTTTTCCAGAACCACAGGTATCACCCCCTTTCATGAATGTGGTAGGGGCGAAGCATTTGCATAATCAATTATGAATGCATTCATTCTCTGACCGGCAAATGCTTCGCCCCTACGCCGTGCAACGAATATCGTTATTGTTGGAATTTTTTCAAAAACTAAATTGATACCTATTTTTTACTGAAACCATGAGGTGGATTCCTCTTTGGGGTTGAATTTGGCGTGACACTCGTCGCAGCTGTTTACCACCTTGAAAAAGGCAGCCGTGGCCTTGTCTTTGTTCTTTTCCTGGCTGGCGCTAATCAACTCCAAGGCGCTCATATGAAACCTCACATCCAGATTGATAAACTCAACCGGCAGGTCTTTTTTGTTGGCTCCGGTGAATGCCACCGGGCTTGCCTCTTTGAGTTTTTTCGTGTCCTTTTTAATAGCCTCCCAGTCCTGCTGATGAATGGATGTCGACAGATGTTTCAAAAGCACTTTGATATCTTTCATGTGCACGATGAAGCCCTCTTCGTTCTTGATAAAACCAAGCTCCTCATGGTGTTTCGTCTCTGCTTGCCCTTTTTCTGAAGAAGCGGGTTTTTTCTCTAAAACTTCCGTTTCGTTTTTACCGCAACCAAACAGACCGATCATGAATAAAAGTGGTATAATAAATTTTTTCATGGAAAGCACCCAAGCCTCGTAAATAAAAATATGAAAATTTGCTACGATCTCCTTATTTGCATACTAAATACTTTTCCTCTAAAAATCAATAGAAATGAGTATCTTTGTCACCGTATCCCCAGTAATTCTCCCGTCTTTTCAAAACGTTCCGTCGCCCATGTAAGGTCATCTCTGTTGTGTGTAGCTGAAAGCATTACCCGGATGCGTGCCCTGCCTATGGGAACGGTAGGATAACCGATAGCCTGAGCAAAGATACCCTCCTCAAATAATCTTTGGCTAAAATCCTGAGCGATCTTTACCTCCCCTATGAAAACCGGGGTAATCGGCGTCTTCGTGTTGCCAAGATGAAACCCCGCAGCCTTCATCTTTTCCTGAAAGAATGCCGTATTGTCCCAGAGTCGTTTCACCAGCGAATCCGAAGCGGTCAGGATGTCCACCCCTGCAATGCAGGCAGCTACGCCAGCCGCAGGAACGGCGCTCGAAAAGAGGAAGGGACGACCTCTTTGCGCCAGATAATCCGTCAGCCTCTTACTTCCTGCAACGTACCCCCCCACCACACCAAATGCCTTTGACAGAGTGCCCACCTCGACATCAACTTTTCCATGCAGGTTAAAATGGTCAACGATACCCCTGCCTCCCCTTCCCAACACCCCTTCACCATGTGCATCATCCACCATGGTAATAGCCCCAAATTTTTCGGCAATCTCCACGATTTCCGGCAATGGCGCAATGTCCCCCTCCATGCTGAAGACACCATCGGTGATAATGAGCATTCGGCATGCCCCTTTTTCGTCCGAAATCTTTGCCTGAAGGTCGGCAGGATTGCAGTGCTCATAGCGTATAATCTTTGCCCTGGAAAGACGGCATCCGTCGATAATACTGGCGTGATTGAGTTCATCCGAAAGGACAACGTCCCCTTCGCCGACGATTGCAGGAATAACTGCCAGATTTGCGCAGAACCCGGACTGAAAGGTAATGGCGCTTTCTGCCCCTTTAAAGAGCGCCAGTTTCCGTTCCAGTTCCTTGTGGAGAGCCGTTGTTCCGGCAATCGTCCTCACCGCTGCAGGTCCCACGCCATACTCCTCAATTGCCTTTTGAGCGGCGGACTTTAGCTGAGGGTTATTGGCAAAACCCAGGTAATTGTTTGAACAGAGATTGAATACCTTCTTTCCATCCACCGTAATCCAAGAGCCCTGAGGTCCTTCAATGGTGCGGATGTTGATCAACAGCCCGGCATCTTTCAGTTTTTCTAATGCTTCTGTGACAAAATCTAGTTTGTTCATACTCAACGAAATTTACTCGTGGTTGTACAAAAAAATATGTTGTTGCGAAAAAGTATGCACTTTTATTTACGTTATATTGCTTTAAAGAAGTCAATTAATGAGTGCCTTAGTTTTTCTGTTAAATCCTTCAGATGATAACAAAGTAGAGAAAATTGTTCCCACTTCAAATTAAAACCGTAGATATGCCTGAAAAGATGGCGAAAACTTTTGTGAGTCTTTGCAGATTTTCCAACTCTATTTCTATGTCTTTTGTCAAACTTTCCTTATCCGTAGACAAGTTCCCCTTCCTTTAGTGCCTTCTCTTTTAAGCTTTCAAAGGCATCTTCAAATGGAATAAGATTGATTTCAACCCCTGCCGGCATGAGATACCAAAGTTCTGTTAATGTTTTTATATAAAGATCGGGTGGTAATCCATCAACAACCAGGTCAATATCTGATTTTTTATGGATAGTGCCTTTTACTACAGAACCTAACCCGAACGAGTCGGAACAGGTGGTAGCGCAGGCATCCAGCCTGCGTGTTAATTGAATTTAAAAGCAGGCAGGATGCCTGCGCTACACAATATTTTTGCTAAAAGGGTCAAAATAGTTTCTGTAAGATACTATAAGGAAAATTTTTTTGACATGATATTTTTCTTTAAGCAATTCAATACATTTATCCGTCAGCAATCTTAATTCTTCTCTTTTATTCATTCGGCTACCTCCTTGACGTTTGATGGTATAAAAGTATTGTCTGTTATACAATGCTTCTCATGCAAGCATTTGAATGTTTCTTCAATATTTATCGTATCATTCAGCTTTTTATTCGTTGGATGATCTTCTATAGTTTTTTCATGCGTGTCTTTAATGAAAACTTTTCCATTCCCTCATTTGCAGCTCATTCTTCATCAAAAATTGAAGTTTTATAGATTATTTTATTCAAAAGTTCATCTACCAAGAGTATTTCCTTAGAAGTAGGCCTGATACCTTCCTTTAATTTTCTTCTGAGATTGTGAACAGCATTGGTAAAATAATCCGGAATCTCATCATTCTCCTTGCAATATTGGCAAATTACTTTCCATTTTTGTGTACTTATATTTTTAATTGTTGCCTCTA from Candidatus Brocadia sp. includes these protein-coding regions:
- a CDS encoding DEAD/DEAH box helicase, which gives rise to MNVELNAIVMPNGALQLEWNEVPEQIDKSQQLLQKEIYRRFKTDLKSGLLFLSFSDQTIPLSPSLDYWRSFTGEFARRIRQTPELEDIRSKLTIPLEKESIAEMLSRAPLMTGQEYLNAEFLELLWSMLNAQFQYEVSNYKGTVEDFIHTYSPDVHLVGRIYFHLVENKNQDYPFAFLATYSTQTDKQGKSKHLPLKHALTEYGKESGRLLELLSTVHLAAKESALISGLLESGELFHPLAWGEKDAYRFLKEIPLYEKYGILCRIPNWWKQASSPWKVTIQMGSKGEAIVGMDAVLDFHVGLFLDDAPVTDEEARRLLEETDGLAFIKGKWIAVDTEKLKQTLDAYESARKLMENQNLSLRDTLRLQLYSNNMLGLPGDEDVIRVSNGEWLEQVMGKLANLDLIPPVRLDASFKAQLRPYQEKGVNWLCFLDSLRFGACLADDMGLGKTIQILAFLHILKNRRQKNASLLIIPASLISNWSSEIDRFTPGMKVFIAHPEAHRDKKVDVKDEATLNELDLVITTYALVQRYEWLKTYSWNYVILDEAQAIKNPGTQQTRGVKKLKAKNRIIMTGTPIENRLTDLWSLFDFLNSGLLGTASEFNEFASKVKKSHNGYARLKKIICPYILRRLKTDKSVISDLPDKVEMPSYAGLSKKQIVLYQNAVRELAKRIESLEGVQRKGIVLASLMKFKQLCNHPDQFLGTGVYDEADSGKFLRLREICETIHEKREKVLVFTQFKEITGPLHAFLKTIFEREGLVLHGSTAVGMRKKLVEQFQGGEYIPYMVLSLKAGGVGLNLTEANHVIHFDRWWNPAVENQATDRAFRIGQKKNVIVHKFITKGTIEEKINDMLCEKAKMTADVIQVTGESLITEMGNSELMELFRLTL
- a CDS encoding response regulator; protein product: MTKPRLLLVDDDKNSLDGLMKILRHDGFSVSGVLSAYDALNLISRENFDIVLTDMKMPGMGGLSLIHEVRKKELSVAIVVITAYSSEKAAAEAEKYGANYYLKKPVNIEELECIIGKLWEKQQLIARNPAAKGNLNKTHNSPAMNKNRKVIRQSDKEGEHDIHEFV
- a CDS encoding multicopper oxidase domain-containing protein — encoded protein: MLEPVKVPSDPLHLFVGEKARIVLHNSGMHYAEEHSGINHVAHTIHFHGLDLAPAVDGVPSLPVDPVLEHKSFTYELTPQYEGSFMAHCHVDSFNHILAGMYFPLIVHHDRTKTAYGYKYDRDYTLFVSELSSTANEQLQESGVVHGLQDWKADYFLINGRTYTDNLFHPRSVINDPRSRIVCYEDEVVLLRFMAIGADHVFAFHPHGYHMEVIALDGRKLKSTYEKDTLCIASGERIDVLVRIPHFASQRKCLSCNLGAGISIMHDHNLRGMVSTGKYPMGALTIFDVKSKAKPVKPDEPLIKEGKPYNPLEH
- a CDS encoding protein-L-isoaspartate(D-aspartate) O-methyltransferase; the protein is MGKKGCFHRRFTMNRCDDTGNPGQETIRCWRGKEFVKIGNRMRIISGAVLVLISSFIFMFFGNKNKVSAMGDAKSVMDEDAFTRQRKRMVEEQIACRGVKDTRVLEAMEFVPRHLFIPEETRFSSYYDQPVPVGFGQTISQPYIVAFMTELLQTQAGSVVLEVGTGSGYQAAVLARLVKQVYTIELVEELGKEARNRLKTLGYNNVEVMIGDGYKGWPEHAPFDAIIVTAAAEHIPQPLIDQLKPGGRMVIPVGGVYAVQDLMLITKDASSKVVKESVIPVRFVPLLRK
- the selD gene encoding selenide, water dikinase SelD, translated to MAYIVRHLPEYPNDRVLVGPKTFADAGIYKINDDLALVGTLDFFTPVVNNPYDYGQIAAANALSDVYAMGGKPLTAMNILCYPLKSLDKDVLVEILKGGADKINEAGATVVGGHTLQDNEIKYGLSVTGIIHPGKIVTNAGARPGDALVLTKPLGTGLIIAAIKANKVFDEDVSVVTRSMTLLNKTSSETMLEVGANSCTDITGFGLMGHAFEMAEASRATLSFSAERIPIFDGCERYVRMGLIPGVSKLSKKYLKNDIRIDSAVREELIDVLFDAQTSGGLLISLQREKAETLCKKLQEKGVMTVGIVGEVWERRDVSIVVLP
- a CDS encoding glycine C-acetyltransferase, translated to MNKLDFVTEALEKLKDAGLLINIRTIEGPQGSWITVDGKKVFNLCSNNYLGFANNPQLKSAAQKAIEEYGVGPAAVRTIAGTTALHKELERKLALFKGAESAITFQSGFCANLAVIPAIVGEGDVVLSDELNHASIIDGCRLSRAKIIRYEHCNPADLQAKISDEKGACRMLIITDGVFSMEGDIAPLPEIVEIAEKFGAITMVDDAHGEGVLGRGGRGIVDHFNLHGKVDVEVGTLSKAFGVVGGYVAGSKRLTDYLAQRGRPFLFSSAVPAAGVAACIAGVDILTASDSLVKRLWDNTAFFQEKMKAAGFHLGNTKTPITPVFIGEVKIAQDFSQRLFEEGIFAQAIGYPTVPIGRARIRVMLSATHNRDDLTWATERFEKTGELLGIR